Proteins encoded within one genomic window of Aspergillus nidulans FGSC A4 chromosome VII:
- a CDS encoding retromer subunit VPS17 (transcript_id=CADANIAT00008909), translating to MDYSSIQQDPAGASPWASPRATEATYPPSSTSDIPPSPLPPHHESPYEAAGDSQPAEAAEHKTPGEGDVGSPSLSERVQNTHLNEAGYAAEQQPRSQVPARYQTGARQNARQPAPVYKIQAKITGLERTGKKDPILRFDVHTNIPKFRTTQYRDVRRTHSEFGKLADHLMSANPEALVPAVPAPLTPAGAGTDEDEFRVKASMQRWLNTVLNNEVLIQDDEIVLFVESDFGYSPVVRMKQPATGVRRKVLKQFAPPPDDTPELQNARPVVKMFYLGTMDASHKVDRVVKARRGLGLAESDFGVKVGQMHVQETHPGLSNAYRKLGKVIQAVGDYHAVQATAEATTLGDPLSYHSSDAFIVKETLTNRHILLRELLQAQQATRSKRAAADRLKVSSSVRPEKVDEAISALDEAQSQEDYLTKKTQRVTSNLLNEKRRWFERTSNDVWLALREYTLRQIEAERRTLATLESVRPDIRSIDASGGLSRLGRESHPTGRRPNLASSQGPKGDAWSGIPRRSDSLGRSLSGSFAAPAPEEDEETNGRLRSPSGVSSIVEDDDDRLDARNAASRLAGSTF from the exons ATGGACTACTCCAGCATTCAGCAAGACCCTGCGGGTGCCTCACCATGGGCCTCTCCTCGAGCTACAGAAGCCACGTATCCCCCCTCGAGCACCAGCGATATTCCTCCCTCGCCGTTACCCCCGCATCATGAGTCTCCGTACGAGGCAGCTGGGGATTCGCAGCCTGCCGAAGCTGCCGAACATAAGACaccaggagaaggagacgtCGGCTCACCGAGTTTATCAGAGCGAGTACAAAATACGCACCTGAACGAAGCTGGCTACGCGGCAGAACAACAACCCCGATCGCAGGTTCCCGCGCGGTACCAAACAGGCGCTCGACAGAATGCGAGGCAACCGGCCCCAGTGTACAAGATTCAGGCCAAGATAACGGGACTGGAAAGAACAGGCAAAAAAGATCCCATCCTTCGATTCGATGTGCAT ACCAATATCCCAAAGTTTAGAACTACTCAATACCGCGATGTCAGGCGGACCCATTCTGAGTTCGGCAAGCTTGCGGACCATCTTATGTCAGCCAATCCCGAGGCACTTGTTCCGGCTGTACCTGCGCCTTTGACCCCTGCTGGAGCCGGgacagacgaggacgaaTTTCGAGTAAAGGCTTCAATGCAGCGATGGCTGAACACTGTACTGAATAATGAAGTCCTAATTCAGGATGACGAGATTGTATTGTTTGTTGAAAGCGACTTCGGATATAGTCCCGTTGTTCGCATGAAGCAACCCGCGACAGGTGTTCGGAGGAAAGTTTTGAAGCAATTTGCACCTCCTCCTGACGACACGCCGGAGCTGCAAAATGCGCGCCCTGTCGTCAAGATGTTTTATCTGGGTACTATGGATGCGAGCCATAAAGTTGATCGTGTAGTCAAGGCTCGACGAG GCCTGGGTCTCGCGGAGTCAGATTTTGGCGTTAAGGTTGGACAGATGCATGTCCAGGAGACGCACCCTGGTCTTTCAAATGCCTACCGCAAGCTGGGGAAGGTAATTCAAGCCGTGGGAGACTATCATGCGGTTCAGGCAACTGCAGAGGCAACTACTCTTGGGGATCCCCTTAGTTACCACTCATCGGACGCCTTCATTGTCAAGGAAACACTTACCAACCGTCATATTCTGCTTCGGGAACTGCTACAAGCTCAGCAAGCTACTCGCAGCAAACGCGCTGCGGCGGACCGGCTGAAAGTCAGTTCATCTGTTCGCCCCGAAAAGGTAGACGAGGCCATCAGTGCACTTGATGAAGCACAGAGTCAAGAGGACTATTTGACCAAAAAGACGCAACGAGTAACATCAAACCTTCTGAATGAAAAGCGCCGCTGGTTTGAACGAACCTCCAACGATGTGTGGCTGGCCCTGCGTGAATATACGCTGCGCCAGATTGAGGCTGAACGGAGGACTCTCGCAACCCTGGAGAGCGTAAGGCCGGATATCCGTTCAATTGACGCCTCCGGGGGCCTCAGCCGTCTCGGTCGTGAAAGCCACCCAACTGGGCGGCGTCCAAATTTGGCTTCAAGCCAAGGCCCCAAGGGCGATGCTTGGAGCGGTATTCCACGTCGGAGCGACAGTCTTGGACGTAGCCTAAGCGGCAGCTTCGCCGCCCCTGCtccggaagaggatgaagagacaaACGGCCGTCTTCGCTCACCCAGCGGCGTCAGCTcgattgttgaagatgatgatgatcgacTCGACGCGCGAAACGCCGCCAGCAGATTAGCTGGAAGTACTTTCTGA
- a CDS encoding mitochondrial elongation factor MEF2 (transcript_id=CADANIAT00008908) produces the protein MVSALLLRARQNGRAARCLDYPKVKCWALASLPKSSLEKPGFSQVRRFSVFHPQSQVNLDLTRNIGIIAHIDAGKTTTTERMLYYSGLTRRIGDVDEGSTVTDFLPAERARGITIQSAAITFHWPPAECGNATRQDPRSPRSASSHMVNLIDTPGHADFTFEVLRSLRILDGAVCILDGVAGVEAQTEQVWHQASTYNIPRIVYVNKMDRDGAAFGRTVREVASRLGGWPAVCQIPWFEGGDGRFVGVADAINLQGLLWSGGDGKSVKRFSLSELDEAESQLAQELRRARVALVELLSEHDEIIVEKFFENEEDHLSVSPADILDSLRRCLLEGNGRKIIPIFAGASFRNIGVQPLLDSVVDLLPSPQETPDPEVAIGGVKGSLRRLLSGDLLVEQKEKAAPKGKQKKKAAVVADSRNAIKQLHGCGLAFKVVNDAKRGVLVYVRVYSGSLDRGSLLYNTNLNVSERAPRLLKMYANDAVEVDSISEGQIGVVVGLKHARTGDTLVACTTNKATPPEPLDTLQLRPIDVPPPVFFASVEPHSLAEEKRMHESLALLLREDPSLHVSIDEDSGQTLLSGMGELHLEIARDRLINDLKAKATMGPIEIGYRECPLGASGPVTKIFDREIAGRKGKAGCTAEIEPFDPETSPAPDPAALSVEIANGNQIVILAPELQIETNKKGLEESPILPPGLDVDAVRSALSNGCLAALARGPQFTFPMHSTRVTLTLSPTAHIFGNETTSASLSAATRLATSTALSNLISNPASASATPGTCLMEPLMNVIISVDEASLGAVVHDISSSRGGHIVSLDEDVPIASTDLSIPNTETPDPELDLPPIDPAKVYAPPDPFQSSTVVGGSMASDARNRPRTITAKVPLKEMVGYLKHLRSLSAGRGTFVMSVDRFEKMSPPRQKAVLTELRGVY, from the coding sequence ATGGTCTCAGCTCTGCTTTTGCGCGCCCGCCAGAACGGCCGAGCTGCTCGATGCCTCGACTACCCCAAGGTCAAGTGCTGGGCACTTGCGTCTTTACCTAAATCGTCCCTCGAGAAGCCAGGATTTTCTCAAGTACGGAGGTTCTCAGTTTTCCATCCGCAATCACAAGTGAACCTTGACCTGACTCGGAATATCGGTATAATAGCACACATCGATGCGGGCAAGACGACCACTACAGAGCGGATGCTCTATTATAGTGGGCTCACAAGACGGATAGGAGACGTGGATGAAGGTTCCACAGTTACGGACTTCCTCCCTGCAGAACGCGCCCGGGGTATCACTATTCAATCCGCTGCGATCACCTTCCACTGGCCGCCTGCGGAGTGCGGCAATGCTACTCGGCAAGACCCTCGATCTCCAAGATCTGCGTCATCTCACATGGTAAACCTGATAGATACGCCCGGTCACGCAGACTTCACATTCGAGGTTCTGCGGTCATTGCGCATTCTCGATGGCGCAGTGTGCATCCTAGATGGTGTGGCTGGTGTGGAGGCACAGACAGAGCAGGTTTGGCACCAAGCGAGTACATACAACATCCCTCGGATTGTCTACGTCAACAAGATGGATAGAGATGGTGCGGCCTTTGGGCGAACAGTACGGGAAGTTGCTTCCCGGCTCGGAGGATGGCCCGCTGTTTGCCAGATCCCGTGGTTTGAGGGAGGGGACGGAAGGTTCGTTGGTGTTGCCGACGCAATCAATCTACAAGGACTCCTATGGAGTGGAGGAGACGGCAAATCAGTTAAAAGGTTCAGTCTTTCCGAATTGGATGAGGCAGAGAGTCAGCTAGCGCAAGAACTCCGCCGCGCGCGGGTAGCCCTAGTCGAGTTGCTGAGTGAGCACGACGAGATAATTGTGGAAAAGTTCTTCGAGAACGAAGAGGATCACCTATCGGTTTCACCGGCAGATATTTTGGATAGCCTACGCCGTTGCCTCTTAGAAGGAAACGGGAGGAAAATCATCCCCATATTTGCTGGTGCTAGTTTCCGCAACATCGGCGTCCAACCGCTGCTTGACAGTGTCGTCGATCTCCTCCCTAGTCCCCAGGAAACGCCAGACCCGGAAGTTGCTATTGGGGGAGTCAAAGGAAGTCTGAGACGCTTGCTCTCTGGGGATCTACTCGTGGAGCAAAAGGAGAAAGCGGCGCCCAAGGGcaaacagaaaaaaaaggcCGCTGTAGTAGCTGACAGTCGCAACGCTATCAAGCAGTTGCACGGTTGCGGGCTGGCGTTCAAAGTGGTCAATGACGCGAAACGTGGAGTCCTCGTATATGTTCGTGTCTACTCCGGGTCCTTGGACCGCGGTAGTCTATTATATAATACCAACTTGAATGTTTCGGAGCGCGCACCTCGCCTCCTCAAAATGTACGCCAACGATGCGGTTGAAGTTGATTCGATCAGTGAAGGACAAATTGGGGTTGTGGTCGGCCTCAAGCACGCCCGTACTGGCGATACACTTGTTGCTTGCACTACCAACAAGGCGACTCCACCTGAACCTCTGGATACCCTCCAACTACGCCCAATTGACGTACCGCCACCAGTGTTCTTCGCAAGCGTCGAACCTCACAGCCTAGCTGAGGAGAAACGGATGCACGAGTCGTTAGCTTTGCTTTTACGTGAAGACCCTAGCCTTCATGTAAGCATTGACGAGGACTCCGGACAAACGCTATTAAGCGGAATGGGAGAGCTTCACCTAGAGATTGCCCGTGATAGACTCATCAACGACCTCAAAGCCAAGGCAACCATGGGTCCTATTGAAATTGGATACCGCGAATGCCCACTCGGAGCATCGGGCCCTGTCACCAAGATCTTCGACAGAGAGATTGCAGGCCGCAAGGGCAAAGCCGGCTGCACTGCAGAGATAGAGCCCTTCGACCCAGAAACATCTCCTGCCCCAGACCCAGCAGCCCTCTCGGTCGAAATTGCAAACGGGAACCAAATCGTCATCCTTGCCCCAGAACTACAGATCGAAACCAACAAAAAGGGTCTCGAAGAAAGCCCCATTCTCCCGCCTGGTCTAGATGTCGATGCTGTCCGCTCAGCCCTCTCAAATGGTTGTCTCGCAGCCCTCGCCCGCGGTCCTCAATTCACCTTTCCCATGCACAGCACTCGCGTGACCCTCACCCTAAGTCCAACAGCCCATATATTCGGGAACGAGACTACATCTGCatctctctccgccgccacTCGCCTTGCAACCTCTACAGCGCTCTCTAACCTCATCTCAAACCCCGCCTCGGCATCTGCTACACCTGGAACATGCCTCATGGAACCCCTCATGAACGTGATCATCAGCgttgatgaagccagccTCGGCGCCGTCGTTCACGacatctcctcctcccggGGCGGGCACATCGTCTCCCTAGACGAAGACGTCCCCATTGCATCAACTGACCTCTCTATACCCAATACCGAAACCCCTGATCCCGAGCTCGACCTCCCTCCTATCGACCCTGCCAAGGTATATGCGCCCCCTGACCCCTTTCAATCTTCCACCGTTGTTGGTGGGTCGATGGCCTCCGACGCTAGGAATCGACCGCGCACAATCACAGCTAAAGTCCcgctgaaggagatggtggGTTACCTTAAGCACCTGAGGAGCTTGAGTGCAGGACGGGGTACTTTTGTTATGAGCGTCGATCGGTTCGAAAAAATGAGTCCGCCTAGGCAGAAAGCTGTGCTGACGGAGTTGAGGGGTGTTTACTAG